The following proteins come from a genomic window of Kitasatospora sp. NBC_01246:
- a CDS encoding protein phosphatase 2C domain-containing protein: protein MSKKGAPAQQPRPDDGWWETVYEGPAGTLPDTPDAVPGEGSVDDWFDTAVGLIGQQRTGGPEGGVKPAAAPEVAEPAASAAPGPEVSAPEASERAAPEPDLLERDSIDDWFDTAVGVIGQQRGPEETHRFPAPAWAAAPEAEAGPEPEPGPEAVEEPALRKDPEPAPEPDPVVEPEPEPEPTTAGPEPAVEPEPEPEPAPAPEPEPDPVPSAAAVAVARPAARSVLADAGPAVPHVGERPPTYGPEPTAVPEADPGSLGAVVPDTVLEGAQYATATVRAVSVRGDSARYRGEPRRDALLVTRFGEGTDGLLLAVLGGFDRTGAGSAEALADIADVAPEAVATASAEACRQLAAAIGRSRAGLAADLRDGARDRLRYGLQRLATAAAAPLRGLAPRAAGEDQVFPASLHCLLLSLDPAASYRAAFGVGPGGLYLLRSGHWIDAYAARLLHHPDGQPPLPDGPAPDPRPFRFRMVPATPGDILLLCTPGLARPIADEPAVAHFLAAHWAHPHPPGTVDFLRQVQVRAKGYADDRTAAAIWTE, encoded by the coding sequence ATGAGCAAAAAGGGTGCACCCGCACAGCAGCCCCGACCGGACGACGGTTGGTGGGAAACGGTCTACGAAGGGCCGGCGGGCACCCTCCCCGACACTCCGGACGCGGTACCGGGGGAGGGTAGCGTCGACGACTGGTTCGACACGGCGGTCGGGCTGATCGGCCAGCAGCGGACGGGCGGGCCGGAGGGCGGGGTGAAGCCCGCGGCGGCGCCCGAGGTGGCGGAACCTGCGGCGTCGGCGGCGCCGGGGCCCGAGGTGTCGGCCCCCGAGGCGTCGGAGCGGGCCGCGCCGGAGCCCGACCTGCTGGAGCGGGACAGCATCGACGACTGGTTCGACACCGCGGTCGGGGTGATCGGGCAGCAGCGCGGGCCGGAGGAGACGCACCGGTTCCCGGCCCCGGCCTGGGCGGCCGCGCCCGAGGCGGAGGCGGGGCCCGAGCCGGAGCCGGGTCCGGAGGCGGTGGAGGAGCCCGCTCTCCGGAAGGATCCGGAGCCGGCACCGGAGCCGGACCCCGTGGTGGAGCCCGAGCCCGAGCCCGAGCCGACGACTGCCGGCCCCGAGCCCGCCGTCGAGCCCGAGCCCGAGCCCGAGCCCGCTCCTGCGCCCGAGCCCGAACCCGACCCCGTCCCCTCGGCTGCGGCGGTGGCCGTCGCCCGCCCCGCCGCCCGGTCGGTGCTCGCCGACGCCGGGCCCGCCGTCCCGCACGTCGGCGAGCGCCCGCCCACGTACGGGCCCGAGCCGACCGCCGTACCGGAGGCCGACCCGGGCTCGCTCGGCGCCGTGGTGCCGGACACCGTGCTGGAGGGGGCCCAGTACGCCACCGCCACCGTGCGCGCCGTCTCGGTCCGCGGCGACTCCGCCCGCTACCGCGGCGAGCCCCGCCGGGACGCGCTGCTGGTGACCAGGTTCGGCGAGGGCACGGACGGCCTGCTGCTCGCCGTGCTCGGCGGCTTCGACCGCACGGGCGCGGGCTCCGCCGAGGCGCTCGCCGACATCGCCGACGTCGCCCCGGAGGCGGTCGCGACGGCCTCCGCCGAGGCGTGCCGCCAGCTCGCCGCCGCGATCGGCCGCAGCCGGGCCGGCCTCGCCGCCGACCTGCGCGACGGCGCGCGGGACCGCCTCCGCTACGGCCTCCAACGGCTCGCGACGGCCGCCGCCGCCCCGCTGCGCGGCCTGGCCCCCCGGGCGGCCGGCGAGGACCAGGTCTTCCCGGCCTCGCTGCACTGCCTGCTGCTCTCGCTCGACCCGGCGGCCTCCTACCGGGCGGCCTTCGGGGTCGGCCCTGGCGGGCTCTACCTGCTGCGCTCCGGTCACTGGATCGACGCCTACGCGGCCCGGCTGCTGCACCACCCGGACGGTCAGCCCCCGCTGCCGGACGGTCCGGCGCCGGACCCGCGCCCGTTCCGGTTCCGGATGGTCCCGGCCACTCCGGGCGACATCCTGCTGCTCTGCACCCCGGGTCTGGCCCGGCCGATCGCCGACGAGCCGGCCGTCGCGCACTTCCTCGCCGCCCACTGGGCACACCCGCACCCGCCGGGCACCGTGGACTTCCTGCGCCAGGTCCAGGTCCGTGCCAAGGGGTACGCCGACGACCGCACGGCGGCCGCGATCTGGACGGAGTGA
- a CDS encoding urease subunit alpha: protein MTAITPHDYIAVHGPRAGDRIRLGDSGLIVRVESDSQAPGEEFLAGFGKTARDGLHLKAAAVRDTCDVVISNVLVIDAIQGIRKTSIGLIDGRIAAIGRAGNPDTLAGVEVVVGTGTTIVSGEGMIATAGAIDTHVHLLSPRIMEASLASGVTTIIGQEFGPVWGVGVNSPWALRHAFNAFDAWPVNIGFLGRGSSSDPAPLVEALAEGGASGFKVHEDMGAHTRALDTALRVAEEYDVQVALHTDGLNECLSVEDTLKVLEGRTIHAFHIEGCGGGHVPNVLKMAGVENVIGSSTNPTLPFGRDALGEHFGMIVSAHDLKVDLPGDAAMARDRIRAGTMGAEDVLHDLGVIGITSSDAQGMGRAGETVRRTFAMAGKMKAELGALDGTGSYGTTEGGDDNERVLRYIAKLTINPAIAHGLAHEVGSIEVGKLADIVLWRPDHFGAKPQLVLKAGFPAYGVVGDPNASTDRCEPLVLGPQFGAHGATAADLSVAFVAQAAADGAYLDRAADGMPTRRRRVGVRNTRGIGPRDMVRNARIGDVQVTETGLVSLDGDPLRSEPADSVSLSRLYFL from the coding sequence GTGACCGCCATCACCCCGCACGACTACATCGCGGTGCACGGTCCGCGCGCCGGGGACCGGATCCGGCTCGGCGACTCCGGTCTGATCGTCCGGGTCGAGTCCGACTCGCAGGCGCCCGGCGAGGAGTTCCTGGCCGGCTTCGGCAAGACCGCCCGGGACGGCCTGCACCTCAAGGCCGCCGCCGTCCGCGACACCTGCGACGTGGTGATCAGCAACGTGCTGGTGATCGACGCGATCCAGGGCATCCGGAAGACCTCGATCGGTCTGATCGACGGCCGGATCGCCGCCATCGGCCGCGCCGGCAACCCGGACACCCTGGCCGGCGTGGAGGTCGTCGTCGGCACCGGGACGACCATCGTCTCCGGCGAGGGCATGATCGCCACCGCCGGCGCCATCGACACCCACGTCCACCTGCTCTCGCCGCGGATCATGGAGGCCTCGCTCGCCTCCGGCGTCACCACGATCATCGGCCAGGAGTTCGGCCCGGTCTGGGGCGTGGGCGTGAACTCGCCCTGGGCGCTGCGGCACGCCTTCAACGCCTTCGACGCCTGGCCGGTCAACATCGGCTTCCTCGGCCGCGGCTCCTCCTCCGACCCGGCCCCGCTGGTCGAGGCCCTCGCCGAGGGCGGCGCCTCCGGCTTCAAGGTGCACGAGGACATGGGCGCCCACACCCGCGCCCTGGACACCGCCCTGCGGGTCGCCGAGGAGTACGACGTCCAGGTCGCCCTGCACACCGACGGCCTCAACGAGTGCCTCTCCGTGGAGGACACCCTCAAGGTCCTGGAAGGCCGCACCATCCACGCCTTCCACATCGAGGGCTGCGGCGGCGGGCACGTCCCCAACGTCCTCAAGATGGCGGGCGTCGAGAACGTCATCGGCTCCTCCACCAACCCCACCCTGCCGTTCGGCCGCGACGCCCTCGGCGAGCACTTCGGCATGATCGTCTCCGCCCACGACCTCAAGGTCGACCTCCCCGGCGACGCCGCGATGGCCCGCGACCGCATCCGGGCCGGCACCATGGGCGCCGAGGACGTCCTGCACGACCTCGGCGTCATCGGCATCACCTCCTCCGACGCCCAGGGCATGGGCCGCGCCGGCGAGACCGTGCGCCGCACCTTCGCCATGGCCGGCAAGATGAAGGCCGAGCTCGGCGCCCTCGACGGCACCGGCTCCTACGGGACGACCGAGGGCGGCGACGACAACGAGCGCGTCCTGCGCTACATCGCCAAGCTCACCATCAACCCGGCGATCGCCCACGGCCTGGCCCACGAGGTCGGCTCGATCGAGGTCGGCAAGCTCGCCGACATCGTGCTGTGGCGCCCCGACCACTTCGGCGCCAAGCCGCAGCTCGTCCTGAAGGCCGGCTTCCCCGCCTACGGCGTCGTGGGCGACCCCAACGCCTCCACGGACCGCTGCGAACCCCTCGTACTGGGCCCCCAGTTCGGCGCCCACGGCGCCACCGCCGCCGACCTCTCGGTCGCCTTCGTCGCCCAGGCCGCCGCCGACGGCGCCTACCTGGACCGGGCCGCCGACGGCATGCCCACCCGGCGCCGCCGGGTCGGCGTCCGCAACACCCGCGGCATCGGCCCGCGCGACATGGTCCGCAACGCCCGGATCGGCGACGTGCAGGTCACCGAGACCGGCCTGGTCTCGCTGGACGGCGACCCGCTGCGCTCCGAGCCCGCCGACAGCGTCTCGCTCAGCCGCCTGTACTTCCTCTGA
- a CDS encoding urease subunit gamma, translated as MRLTPTERDRLLIFTAAELARARRARGVRLNVPEAHALIADTVCEAARDGRRLAEAIEAGRSVLTADDVLPGVPDVVTVVQVEAVFDDGTRLAVVNDPFKGAGSLGDDAPGGALLGAGTGYDPVEETVVLPVHNTSGVPISVTSHFHFFEANPRLAFDRAAAYGTHLAVPAGSSVRFDPGATVEVGLVPIGGERVAIGFAGLVDGPLDAPGAKEAALAKARATGYLTNFDDAEVES; from the coding sequence GTGCGACTGACCCCCACCGAGCGGGACCGGCTGCTGATCTTCACAGCAGCCGAGCTGGCCCGCGCCCGGCGCGCCCGAGGCGTACGCCTCAACGTCCCCGAAGCGCACGCCCTGATCGCCGACACCGTCTGCGAGGCCGCGCGCGACGGCCGGCGGCTCGCCGAGGCCATCGAGGCCGGGCGCAGCGTGCTCACCGCCGACGACGTGCTCCCCGGCGTCCCGGACGTGGTCACCGTGGTCCAGGTCGAGGCGGTGTTCGACGACGGCACCCGGCTGGCCGTGGTGAACGACCCGTTCAAGGGCGCCGGCTCGCTCGGCGACGACGCGCCCGGCGGCGCGCTGCTCGGCGCGGGCACGGGCTACGACCCCGTCGAGGAGACGGTGGTGCTGCCCGTCCACAACACCTCCGGGGTGCCGATCTCGGTCACCTCGCACTTCCACTTCTTCGAGGCCAACCCGCGCCTGGCCTTCGACCGCGCCGCCGCCTACGGGACCCACCTCGCGGTACCGGCCGGCTCCTCGGTCCGCTTCGACCCGGGCGCCACCGTCGAGGTCGGCCTGGTGCCGATCGGCGGCGAGCGGGTCGCGATCGGCTTCGCCGGGCTGGTGGACGGCCCGCTGGACGCGCCCGGCGCCAAGGAGGCCGCCCTGGCCAAGGCCCGCGCGACCGGCTACCTGACCAACTTCGACGACGCCGAGGTGGAATCGTGA
- a CDS encoding NUDIX hydrolase has protein sequence MAGAEWPVHGRRQVYGSPWVEVWLDDVDIPGVGRIEHHVVRMPRASTTSVVTNEAGEFLLLHRHRFITGRWGWEVPAGWADPGEDPAVAIAREVEEETGWRPGRVELMTEYDAMAGISDAHFRSYHVTGCTRIGEPEDISEAARVEWVSEAGVVKLLTSGEISDGPSHAALSYFLGPYRLARTNS, from the coding sequence GTGGCGGGAGCGGAGTGGCCGGTGCATGGTCGGCGGCAGGTGTACGGCTCGCCCTGGGTGGAGGTCTGGCTCGACGACGTGGACATTCCCGGCGTCGGCCGGATCGAGCATCACGTCGTCCGCATGCCCCGGGCTTCCACCACCTCCGTCGTCACCAACGAGGCGGGCGAGTTCCTGCTCCTCCACCGGCACCGTTTCATCACCGGCCGGTGGGGCTGGGAGGTACCGGCCGGCTGGGCCGATCCCGGCGAGGACCCGGCGGTGGCGATCGCCCGCGAGGTCGAGGAGGAGACCGGCTGGCGTCCGGGCCGGGTCGAGCTGATGACCGAGTACGACGCCATGGCCGGCATCTCGGACGCACACTTCCGCAGCTACCACGTCACCGGATGCACCCGCATCGGCGAGCCGGAGGACATCTCCGAAGCGGCCCGGGTGGAGTGGGTGTCGGAAGCCGGGGTCGTGAAGCTGCTGACCAGCGGCGAGATCTCCGACGGCCCTTCCCACGCCGCACTCTCGTACTTCCTCGGGCCCTACCGGCTCGCGCGGACCAACAGCTGA
- a CDS encoding TetR/AcrR family transcriptional regulator, with protein sequence MADARPRRPARPREEVFATARAAIAEHGLAKLTMAGLGKQLQMSAGHLLYYFGSKDQLLLETLRWSEDQLGARRRTALADGDRDVWERLGDYTRLYLPEGAGDPRWILWVEVWGRSPASEELRQGQLEIEAPWDADLVALLDEGAASGSFAAAAGAATERAAQIRALLDGLAVPLALGLPGALRARALHLAESACRTLLAPA encoded by the coding sequence ATGGCGGACGCCCGCCCGCGCCGGCCGGCGCGGCCCCGCGAGGAGGTCTTCGCCACCGCGCGGGCCGCCATCGCCGAACACGGGCTCGCCAAGCTGACCATGGCCGGCCTCGGCAAGCAGTTGCAGATGAGCGCCGGTCACCTGCTCTACTACTTCGGCAGCAAGGACCAGCTGCTGCTGGAGACGCTGCGCTGGAGCGAGGACCAGCTCGGGGCCCGCCGCCGCACCGCGCTGGCCGACGGCGACCGGGACGTCTGGGAGCGGCTGGGCGACTACACCCGGCTCTACCTGCCCGAGGGCGCGGGCGATCCGCGCTGGATCCTCTGGGTGGAGGTGTGGGGGCGCTCCCCCGCCAGCGAGGAGCTGCGGCAGGGGCAGTTGGAGATCGAGGCCCCCTGGGACGCCGACCTGGTCGCCCTGCTCGACGAGGGCGCCGCCTCCGGTTCCTTCGCCGCGGCGGCCGGAGCGGCCACCGAGCGGGCCGCCCAGATCCGCGCGCTGCTGGACGGTCTCGCCGTACCGCTCGCGCTCGGCCTGCCCGGCGCGCTCCGCGCGAGGGCTCTGCACCTCGCGGAGTCGGCCTGCCGGACCCTGCTGGCGCCCGCCTGA
- a CDS encoding ATP-binding SpoIIE family protein phosphatase encodes MPTEPESPGPALPPGQSTAGSGRARPPAQAVRRHALRTTPGLAGGRLAPMLSGGLPVASGDSTPDWLEPAMAANGIGSFDWDIRRDVLEGDQRACAIMGLDAAERDRFDRTSSSFLALLHPEDAPVVRRRVERAVAELGQCGAYYRTVGPSGTMRAVRFRGRVLADAFGRASRMVGFIWDATVELRKRDRADRMALLREERSRFIKEAARALSEAVTVRDVARVFTELPLPGLPPDGLVLASFESGRVQILGASGYRPEELTFWDRSVLPADHPAAEALRNRAPVFIASREEFLERYAKVWTPTSRTGRSSWAFLPLVASGRPIGVCLVSFDDDRQLDTDERTLLSTLGGLVAQSLARARLHDAEHELAAGLQRVMLPRTVPSVPGVTTAVRYLAAGSGLQIGGDWYDVVPLPGGHVGLVIGDVQGHDVHAAGIMGQLRIALRAYAAEGHPPAAVMARASRFLADLDTDHFATCTYAEVNVDYGVVYAVRAGHLDPLVRRADGTATVVQVAGGLPLGIAPDEEYRVTRFSLDPGETVLLCTDGLVEARGMDLDDGIARLAEVVAGPLAERREGHADPLEELADRISSQVADSSEREDDIALLLLRWDGPEGGLAAQQLRRRIGQADLERISEVRAELRDALRRWGVAELVDTAELLASELVTNAIRHTDRDAMFTARLYREAAADGGRARLRVEVEDESDLWPTRRTPGEQASSGRGLMLVEALADGWGVEPRGSGKRMWFELTATTPAA; translated from the coding sequence ATGCCCACTGAGCCCGAGTCGCCGGGGCCGGCGCTTCCTCCCGGTCAGTCCACGGCCGGGTCGGGGCGGGCGAGACCACCCGCCCAGGCGGTGCGCAGGCACGCACTGCGGACGACGCCCGGACTCGCCGGGGGCCGGCTGGCGCCGATGCTCTCGGGTGGCCTGCCCGTCGCCTCCGGGGACTCCACGCCGGACTGGCTGGAGCCCGCGATGGCCGCCAACGGCATCGGCTCCTTCGACTGGGACATCCGCCGCGACGTCCTGGAGGGCGACCAGCGGGCCTGCGCGATCATGGGCCTGGACGCGGCCGAGCGGGACCGCTTCGACCGCACCTCGTCCTCCTTCCTGGCGCTGCTGCACCCCGAGGACGCGCCGGTGGTGCGCCGCCGGGTCGAGCGCGCGGTCGCCGAGCTGGGCCAGTGCGGCGCCTACTACCGCACCGTCGGGCCGAGCGGGACGATGCGCGCCGTGCGGTTCCGAGGCCGGGTCCTCGCGGACGCCTTCGGCCGGGCCTCGCGGATGGTGGGCTTCATCTGGGACGCCACCGTCGAGCTGCGCAAGCGCGACCGTGCCGACCGGATGGCCCTGCTGCGGGAGGAGCGCTCGCGGTTCATCAAGGAGGCCGCCCGCGCGCTCTCCGAAGCCGTCACCGTCCGTGACGTCGCCCGGGTCTTCACGGAGCTCCCGCTGCCCGGGCTGCCGCCGGACGGCCTGGTGCTGGCCTCCTTCGAGTCCGGCCGGGTACAGATCCTGGGCGCCTCCGGCTACCGGCCCGAGGAGCTCACCTTCTGGGACCGCTCGGTGCTGCCCGCCGACCACCCGGCGGCCGAGGCGCTGCGCAACCGGGCGCCGGTCTTCATCGCCAGCCGCGAGGAGTTCCTGGAGCGCTACGCGAAGGTGTGGACGCCGACCAGCCGGACCGGCCGCAGCTCCTGGGCCTTCCTGCCGCTGGTCGCCAGCGGCCGGCCGATCGGCGTCTGCCTGGTCAGCTTCGACGACGACCGCCAGCTGGACACCGACGAGCGCACCCTGCTCTCCACCCTCGGCGGCCTGGTCGCCCAGTCGCTGGCCCGGGCCCGGCTGCACGACGCCGAGCACGAGCTGGCGGCCGGCCTGCAGCGGGTGATGCTGCCGCGCACCGTCCCGTCGGTGCCCGGCGTGACCACCGCCGTCCGCTACCTGGCGGCCGGCTCCGGCCTGCAGATCGGCGGCGACTGGTACGACGTCGTCCCGCTGCCCGGCGGGCACGTCGGGCTGGTGATCGGCGACGTCCAGGGGCACGACGTGCACGCCGCCGGGATCATGGGTCAGCTGCGGATCGCGCTGCGCGCGTACGCGGCCGAGGGCCACCCGCCGGCGGCGGTGATGGCCCGCGCCTCCCGCTTCCTCGCCGACCTGGACACCGACCACTTCGCCACCTGTACCTACGCCGAGGTCAACGTCGACTACGGCGTGGTCTACGCCGTCCGGGCCGGCCACCTCGACCCGCTGGTCCGCCGGGCCGACGGCACCGCCACCGTGGTCCAGGTGGCCGGCGGGCTGCCGCTGGGCATCGCCCCGGACGAGGAGTACCGGGTCACCCGGTTCAGCCTGGACCCGGGTGAGACGGTGCTGCTCTGCACCGACGGCCTGGTCGAGGCGCGCGGCATGGACCTCGACGACGGGATCGCCCGGCTGGCCGAGGTGGTCGCCGGCCCGCTGGCCGAGCGCCGGGAGGGCCACGCCGACCCGCTGGAGGAACTGGCCGACCGGATCTCCTCCCAGGTCGCCGACTCCAGCGAGCGCGAGGACGACATAGCGCTCCTGCTGCTGCGCTGGGACGGCCCGGAGGGCGGCCTCGCCGCCCAGCAGCTGCGCCGCCGGATCGGGCAGGCCGACCTCGAACGGATCTCCGAGGTGCGGGCCGAGCTGCGGGACGCGCTGCGCCGCTGGGGCGTGGCCGAGCTGGTGGACACCGCCGAGCTGCTCGCCTCGGAGCTGGTCACCAACGCGATCCGGCACACCGACCGGGACGCCATGTTCACCGCCCGGCTCTACCGCGAGGCGGCGGCGGACGGCGGCCGGGCCCGGCTGCGGGTCGAGGTGGAGGACGAGTCCGACCTCTGGCCGACCCGCCGGACACCGGGGGAGCAGGCCTCCTCCGGGCGCGGGCTGATGCTGGTCGAGGCGCTGGCGGACGGCTGGGGCGTGGAGCCGCGCGGCTCGGGCAAGCGGATGTGGTTCGAGCTCACCGCGACGACGCCGGCGGCCTGA
- a CDS encoding DUF3105 domain-containing protein, which yields MGSASKQSNKPSGKQAGLDRRARIAELRAAEQRRDRRNKIIASVIAGTLVIAAIATGTWIVVDANNDKKAKETAAAAPIDGVQTFGDLSRNHVKEKVTYPQTPPVGGDHNAIWLDCMGHVYDQPVENERAVHSLEHGAVWVTYNGKATPDDIKTLSDKVKATPYSLMSPYPDEKGTITLSAWSTQLVVDSASDPRVGEFFTKYVQGKQTQEPGASCTMGAM from the coding sequence ATGGGTTCCGCCTCGAAGCAGTCCAACAAGCCGAGCGGCAAGCAGGCCGGTCTCGACCGTCGTGCCCGGATAGCCGAGCTGCGCGCCGCCGAGCAGCGCCGCGACCGCCGGAACAAGATCATCGCCTCGGTGATCGCCGGGACCCTGGTGATCGCCGCGATCGCCACCGGCACCTGGATCGTGGTCGACGCCAACAACGACAAGAAGGCCAAGGAGACCGCGGCCGCCGCGCCGATCGACGGCGTCCAGACCTTCGGCGACCTGAGCCGCAACCACGTCAAGGAGAAGGTCACCTACCCGCAGACCCCGCCGGTCGGCGGCGACCACAACGCGATCTGGCTGGACTGCATGGGCCACGTCTACGACCAGCCGGTCGAGAACGAGCGCGCCGTCCACTCGCTGGAGCACGGCGCGGTCTGGGTGACCTACAACGGCAAGGCCACGCCGGACGACATCAAGACCCTCTCCGACAAGGTCAAGGCCACCCCGTACTCGCTGATGAGCCCGTACCCGGACGAGAAGGGCACCATCACCCTCAGCGCCTGGAGCACCCAGCTGGTCGTGGACAGCGCCAGTGACCCCCGGGTGGGCGAGTTCTTCACCAAGTACGTGCAGGGCAAGCAGACCCAGGAGCCGGGCGCGTCCTGCACCATGGGGGCGATGTGA
- a CDS encoding ATP-binding protein has protein sequence MTLDAADLVAVGAVRRRLRSALGHWGVPELADTAELLSSELVTNALLHTGQGAVFDAVLTADLRLRIEVQDSVTRLPGRRRGADAEYATSGRGLLLVEALADSWGVQLRGDGKVTWFELVTA, from the coding sequence GTGACGCTCGACGCGGCCGACCTGGTCGCCGTCGGCGCGGTCCGCCGGCGGCTGCGCTCCGCGCTCGGCCACTGGGGGGTGCCCGAGCTGGCCGACACGGCGGAGCTGCTCTCCTCCGAGCTGGTCACCAATGCGTTGCTGCACACCGGCCAGGGCGCGGTCTTCGACGCGGTGCTCACCGCCGACCTGCGGTTGCGGATCGAGGTCCAGGACAGCGTCACCCGGCTGCCCGGCCGGCGCCGGGGCGCGGACGCCGAGTACGCCACCTCGGGGCGCGGGCTGCTGCTGGTCGAGGCGCTGGCCGACTCCTGGGGGGTCCAGCTGCGCGGGGACGGCAAGGTCACCTGGTTCGAGCTGGTCACCGCCTGA
- a CDS encoding DUF305 domain-containing protein produces MTADAAVSGAHDDGRDTGHGDALDDTPDAAPSRKRLWWPAALAAALALALGVPALVASGTSASGSSSIAAPADDSPEAGFARDMATHHQQAVDLSFIVRDRTGDASVRTLAFDIINTQANQRGMMMGWLDQWGLPQHSAAKPMAWMKMGHDYAAHDGSLMPGMATNTQLAKLGSLSGRDAEVLYLQLMLEHHKGGVEMAQGYVDLAKNETEKRLAQSMVVGQTSEIQLITDMLTERGATPGVPAS; encoded by the coding sequence GTGACCGCCGACGCGGCGGTGTCCGGGGCGCACGACGACGGCCGGGACACCGGCCACGGCGACGCCCTGGACGACACTCCGGACGCGGCGCCCAGCCGCAAGCGGCTCTGGTGGCCGGCGGCGCTGGCCGCCGCGCTCGCCCTCGCGCTCGGGGTCCCCGCGCTGGTGGCGAGCGGGACGTCGGCGTCCGGCTCGTCCTCGATCGCGGCCCCGGCGGACGACTCGCCCGAGGCCGGGTTCGCCCGTGACATGGCGACCCACCACCAGCAGGCCGTGGACCTGTCGTTCATCGTCCGGGACCGGACCGGCGACGCGTCGGTGCGCACCCTCGCCTTCGACATCATCAACACCCAGGCGAACCAGCGCGGGATGATGATGGGCTGGCTCGACCAGTGGGGGCTCCCGCAGCACTCGGCGGCCAAGCCGATGGCCTGGATGAAGATGGGCCACGACTACGCGGCGCACGACGGTTCGCTGATGCCGGGCATGGCCACCAACACCCAGCTCGCCAAGCTGGGCTCGCTCAGCGGGCGGGACGCCGAGGTGCTCTACCTGCAGCTGATGCTGGAGCACCACAAGGGCGGGGTGGAGATGGCCCAGGGCTACGTCGACCTGGCGAAGAACGAGACCGAGAAGCGGCTCGCCCAGTCGATGGTGGTCGGGCAGACCTCGGAGATCCAGTTGATCACCGACATGCTCACCGAGCGCGGCGCCACCCCTGGTGTGCCCGCGTCCTGA
- a CDS encoding agmatine deiminase family protein — MTPTPASLGYRMPAEWHPHERTWMAFPTTNPTFDSPEHLHAGREAWAAVANTIVRYEPVTLVVNTGETEEARKYVAPEVEIVERPLDDAWMRDIGPSFLIDGKGSLAAADWIFNGWGAQSWARWDNDQHIAEHISELTGVQRFASRLINEGGGIHVDGEGTVLVTDTVQLGEGRNSDWTREEVEAELHAHLGTTKAIWLPRGLTRDYDEFGTRGHIDIVASFVRPGVVVAHVQPDPAHPDHEVCQELVAILRASTDARGRALEVIELPAPTVLSDEDGEPVDYSYINHYVANGAVVLCAFDDPRDQEAAAILGQAYPGRTVELVDAREIFANGGGIHCITQQQPKV, encoded by the coding sequence ATGACCCCCACCCCCGCCTCGCTCGGCTACCGGATGCCCGCCGAGTGGCACCCGCACGAGCGGACCTGGATGGCGTTCCCCACCACCAACCCGACCTTCGACAGCCCGGAGCACCTGCACGCCGGGCGCGAGGCCTGGGCCGCGGTGGCCAACACCATCGTCCGGTACGAGCCGGTGACGCTGGTGGTCAACACCGGCGAGACCGAGGAGGCGCGCAAGTACGTCGCCCCCGAGGTCGAGATCGTCGAGCGCCCGCTGGACGACGCCTGGATGCGCGACATCGGCCCGTCCTTCCTGATCGACGGCAAGGGCTCGCTGGCCGCCGCCGACTGGATCTTCAACGGCTGGGGGGCGCAGTCCTGGGCCCGCTGGGACAACGACCAGCACATCGCCGAGCACATCAGCGAACTGACGGGTGTTCAGCGCTTCGCCTCCCGCCTGATCAACGAGGGCGGCGGCATCCACGTCGACGGCGAGGGCACCGTGCTCGTCACCGACACCGTGCAGCTCGGCGAGGGCCGCAACTCCGACTGGACCCGCGAGGAGGTCGAGGCCGAGCTGCACGCCCACCTCGGCACCACCAAGGCGATCTGGCTGCCGCGCGGACTCACCCGCGACTACGACGAGTTCGGCACCCGCGGCCACATCGACATCGTCGCCTCCTTCGTCCGCCCCGGCGTCGTGGTCGCCCACGTCCAGCCCGACCCGGCCCACCCCGACCACGAGGTGTGCCAGGAGCTGGTGGCGATCCTGCGCGCGTCCACCGACGCCCGGGGCCGCGCCCTGGAGGTCATCGAACTCCCCGCCCCCACCGTCCTGTCGGACGAGGACGGCGAGCCGGTCGACTACTCCTACATCAACCACTACGTGGCCAACGGCGCCGTGGTGCTCTGCGCCTTCGACGACCCCCGCGACCAGGAGGCCGCCGCCATCCTCGGCCAGGCCTACCCCGGCCGCACCGTCGAACTGGTCGACGCCCGCGAGATCTTCGCCAACGGCGGCGGCATCCACTGCATCACCCAGCAGCAGCCGAAGGTGTGA